The stretch of DNA TAAAGCAATTAATACATAATCCCAAAAACACGATgaacagaaaaatgagaactaAGAAAATGCCAGCTACTAGTGACGCAGATAGTTCAGGTATCCTACCAACCAGCTCTGTTATGGGATTCCATCTCCTTGAGTACTTCAATTTTTCAACCCAAAGAATTATCATCCTTCATCTATGAAGTTAATTGACATTCACACGCTAATAGCTGCATTTAAAAGTTGTAagctaaattatatttttaatttaagctCTAGCCTTGTTTCTCTTTTGATTTATAGTAAAGGCCGTTGGGCATTCCAGGAAAAGGTAAAATTGTTGTCTTGGCTTCCCTTGCAACAGAAGCATTCACAAATGTCCAAAAGGGTATGCTCCAGGCAGTTAAATGCAATCCCAAATTGTCGCATAATCTAAGTAGGAATGTTGCGTTAATGGAAAAAGTAAAAGCCAGTTACCTTATAACCAAAGTAGAACAAGGTCGTTGCAAGTCCCTAACTACATTGAGTTGTTCCTCCTACTCAACAAGATAACCAATCATCTTATAGAACTATGGTCGGTAGTGAAAACCCTAGGGCAGGAGTCATCACCTATGTAAAGAACAGCGAAAGGACAGAATCTTGAGGTTGATCCAAGAGGCTACTGCCTATCATTAAAGAAGTGGCTTGGTCCAGATATCAAACACCTTATAGGCATCGGTCCTAGCAGAAAAACGAAATGATACATATGCTGACGGACCCAACCAGGCGTTCAGGAACTCTGATATGTTTGATCGCCTGTGCGAAAATCCAGacagtaaaataaaaaactaatgcATTACAGTGAGAATCGAATGGAGGATGAAGACAGTTCATACACCATAGCCGTGGTCCGTGGAAGAAGTTGCGCTTCGGGTCGGGGGCACCCATAACATTCTCGATCGAACTTGAATTAACAGGCGGTTTAAAAAGGAGAAAAGGACAAAGTGCCTTTTATGGCCAACTGGACATCACAGGCAGGTGGTGCCGGCCCAAGACCATGAGGTTTAGGGCCCAACTCTGGGTTTGACCTAGGTCTGGCCCATTTTAGGTCCAAACTCCTTTTCTtgctatgaaaaataaaatatacatattattttgcaAAACCATTCACatttattagttgttagaaTAGCACAATTTGATATAAATCTAAACTAACAAATATGAATTTATGAGAGAATCGAGGATTTGGAAAGATTAATTGAAGGTGAATTTGATGAATTGGAAGCTAATTGTAAATTGAAAAtgccctttcttttcttttttttgtaaattgtaaAATGAATTGGTGAATTACTCGataactcaaatttaaaaataaaaaaatatatataaatatccaTCCATTTTCtagtaatatttatattttatgtaagtTCAAGAAACTTAAGGATTAgattaattgaaaaagaaaataaagttgttAAACTTGAataagttaaattgattaatctcagggatgattatttaaaaattagttgataTATGTTATATTTACTAATTTAGTACTTTAGGATATACTTttacaatattaattagattttttatataaatatctaatatttttttgttaagtaaTATGTGATTCGtgtttgaattttatatattatttattaacttgaatttttatttgattctcAAATGCAAttagtgaggaataatgaatcTTGATTTTAACAACACATGCAAACATAATCATTATGTCATTTGTCATGTAACGTATTAAtaagaatatataattaaaaaaaaaaaagagtaagatGCGTCGATATAAATTGTAACTGTAAAAAAGTATCactattataaaatttgtatagtttttatgcaaaaacatTATAAGTATATCACTATGTACTTGTTATAGAAAAAATTGCCAACTTTAATGATGCGATAAgaataagttttattttttatatataaatataaatcagttagcttttatttaaaaaattatataaaatatgtttgtgtcaaatttttttttatctaaactTCACTTGGATAAAACTACTTAGAACAACTAAAATTTACTACTTTTAGCTTaaggataatgatatatatatatatagttatttattagtttagaattttgGTGACATGATACTCCGTGATTAattgtataaatattaaatatattaaaaaaaacactaaaattaaTAGGGTTTAGAAAATCCAATGAATTcctatatattttctctttacCTAAAATATGACCACATGAAAAGTGAAAACACGTAAACTGATCAAACCTTGATTCTGCTACTACGTGGAACGCTACTGTACTGTCTACTTGGTTAGATTGGAAGATCCAAAACATATATGGTCTCAGTTTGCTGGGTTTGGTCCAGGCACCAGACACCAGATAATTTCTCCGAGCTATTATCCTCTCCTCTGGCCTGGCAGCCTGAGCCTGCTAGCTAGCTAACTGATCATGATACCGTTCTACAGGACAACAACAAAGCaacaaatgaatatatatatatatatatatatattgggcgGACGCTAATTAAATTCATTGTAGCTAGCTAGGCACCGTCGTGTGGGTTTGGCAACAACTACGGGGACGGGCTTAATTAGCCTCTCTATTAATTAAAAGCCATGCTTTCTAATTAGCAGCATGCAGACTCTTAAGAATCACAGTTTAAGGTGGCCtgaagaaatatatatgatgCTTGCTCTCTTGCAATATTTTGGCTGCAGATCTCTAAACTTAATCCCTTCTATATGTTCTCAAGGGAATAGGGGACCATACTACCAGCCAAACTAGTCCCAACACATGTTGTGCTTTCCCTACCTATTGCATTACATATGGTTTCTGTGGTCAATAgtagaatttaattttctattatggaCCTCTACTGCCTCCCTGCCAGCCCTCATTCAATGTTGCAAAAacaacattattttataaaaaaaaatatcactaaaatatTATAACAGCGATCTTCTGGTCTTCTATATATTagctatattattttatataaaagcAGTAGTAATATATCATTACTATATTATTATGAAGCCAGCCATAGTTTTAGCTGAAAATTGTTTGCACGCTGAGATAATGGGTAGGTGTCAAGTTATGTTCCAACAGTATTCGCAGTTTCCGTAGCCACAACTAAGTGAAAGTGGTTGGCTCAATATTTAATCTCCTAGAAGGGCAGCCCACATTCTTTTCCTAGAAGGGCAGCCCACATGCTTTAAAAGAAAAGGGTGGCAGCTTTTTGCTCCCAAatattctatttgcaaccatttCTTTTACTCTTTATAgacattttatataatttcataaatattttttaaaaatactgtAGTATGCAGCCATTCCACTTGCATATCGCCCATTGACTATCATTGCGTCTGACCATTATCACCCATAATCGTTGATGGCCCAAACTTTCACCGACGATCAGagataaatcaaaaaatttatattggaggagattaaatttttttataagatataaaattatacatcacaaattttgaggtgaattgtaattttttttaactaatttattattaaaaaataatttttatattaaaaaatatttttaattatgggtTGCCTTGAGTTTGGCAGCTCAAGTGTAGATCTACCCTTGTCGTCAGCTGTCATCAGCTCGTACCTTTTATCCATCATTGCACccacttttctctctctcgtcggAATTTCTCGCGAATGCCAAGGTTTGAAGATGTTTCCAAAGCTCTCAAGAATTTGAACGCCTTTGAACCCTGAGATTTGGGTACGATGATGGCGGCCATAAGGAACAtcaacaagagagagagagagaggagggaagTGGGTTCAAGAGGAGTGACGCCGACGAGGGAGATAGATAGAAAGAAAAGTGAGTACGATGATAGATAAGAGATAAGAATTAATGACGATTGTTAATAAGAGCTTGGGTGATAATGATGGCTAGAGATGACAAGCGACCGCGAGCCACGATGGgtataaagagaaaaaagaatgatTGGGTGTAGAACTTCCCTGAGTTGGGACAACCCTCATGCAACCAGAATGGGCAACCTGTGGACTATATAGCCTTTGCCAAACCTAGCCGTAGCCACCATTATGGCACTTATTCACTAATCCTTTTTAATGTGATCCGTTCGGTAGCTCTGTTGACACATTGGTTTTGGACGATGTTTGACGTCATTAAAACCGAAGCCGCGTTGCTTTCGAACATGGACGATGACGATCAAACCCATTCCATGGTGTACACGCATGATTGCAAGGAAGCTCGACGGTCCGACAATTTATCAAACACATGGCGTGCATCCGGTGATTCCCATTTGATACCGCAGGTTACGTGGGGGCCGCGGAAGGCAATGAATCCACCGCCATCACAAGTGCGCTTCGAGAGAAGATATGTAAAAGGGATTGATAATTGATTACTTAACCATCAGCAAAACAATGATGatggaagaaaagaaaccaCGGAAGAAGAGGAGGTAGCTTCCTGGAAAGTCCTTGGGTAATTAATAAATGTAAGTATGCAAGCGAGAGCATGGAGTGGAAAACGGGTCCTCAGCCAGCAAAGGCTTCGCCTTTCTTGGCCTAATGATGAGTGCGTGTGGGGGAAGCAATTGCAGCCCACATGTTTGCTTGTTTGCTTAATTGGACACCCACCGATCAGGGCCGTTGATTTGGGCgaatcatcatgatttggttcGCAATTGGATATTGAATGAATATGGAAGGTGGGTGAGGAGTAGGGTCCACCTAAATGGAAGTGGAAGTCCATCCTCATAATGAGATTGTTTGAGAAAAGTGCCCATGAAAGAGCGAGAGGAACATCACGTGGGGCGTGACCTACCAGTGTCCCCTAAAAGTTAGGGCATCTCACGCGTCCCTCACTTTAAAACGCACATATTTTTACTAAGCAACATTgtcatcttatttattttttttatctgttcAATTAATGTAAAACATTTTCATCATTCAGGCATGGAATGGAactgttgtaatttttttgttttttattggCCATTGGGCTCCCACTCCCAATCCaactccctttttctttttctggtctttttttctttcatacTTTTGATATAATTTGTGAAACCCGAAAGAGGTAGAGACAGGTGCACGTGAGCCAACCTCCCCAGGCCCCTTGCCAACATGCAGCTTTCTTTTCATACATATCATCATGCTTCTcataacaccccccccccccccccccccaactgaCTTATCGTTATCCTTTACTTTTGCACActccttatttttttatttagaaattcccaaataaccccccccccccccccccccaaaaaaaaaaatatatatatatacagacgGTAACCGGAAAATGCAACGCCGGTGTCTTCCCCTAAAAACCAAGATTAAAGGTAgcagataaaaacaaaaaaagcagATTGTTAATTGTAATTGCTTCttagatagatatatatatatatatacttgtttcGTAATTTACAAACATGAttagagagagaaggggggaaGAGATTGATTAGTAAttcctattttctataaatcaACTGCATATCGTTGCCCTTAACCAACAAAAAGATATGGGTTCTAAGGGGCCTGTGCCTTTACTAAATAATAATACCAACACGCAACTGACTCTGATGATAATCGGTCAACAGGCTGCCGATGGATTGGTGAAGGGGTTGAAGAAGTGGGGCTTTGGAGCCATTGTAAACGGGCTCTTGGATGTGTTATCTCCGCCGGCGCCGGCGCCGCCGATCCTCTCGCACGACGGGCACATGGTGAGCGTCGCCGCCGGCAGCTGCATGTAGAAGGGTTGGGCGAGTTTGAGCGCTTTCAGTTCTTGTAACTCCTTCTGTAGCCTCCTGTTTTCATCCGTCAGTGTTTCGCAGCATTTCTTCAAGAACTCGCAGTCCACTTCCGTTTGCTTGAGCTTTGTCCTATCAcatcaggaagaaacgaagttCCATCAGGATTTAGGATTTAATCATGGAAGGATTAACTGACTTACCGAACAGATAAAGGAAAAGTTCTGAAATCAGACTAAagtattattaatatatatgaacAAACCTGGCTCGCCGATTCTGGAACCAGACTTCGACTTGTCTAGGCCTTAGATTCAACTTCCTCGCTAATTCTTGTTTCTGCTTCTGTAAATTCAACGAAGCGTCGTCAGTTCTGGCTAATTATGAAATCCAAAGAAAGGGGAGGAATTTCgttaaaaattaaagcaaattaTAAACTTGgtcgagaaagagagagatcttatatatatatatatatatacacgtacgGGATTTAGAGTGCTGTGTTGCTTGAAGCTTTCCTCCAAGACGGCAGATTGATCTTTATTGAGCCTAAGCTTCTTCCTTGCATTGGAACCGTCATCGTCCTCGTCGCCTCTCTCAATTTCGGCTTCTTCACTGCccaactctctctccctcttaaTAACAGcattattgttaatattagaGAAAGACGAGGTAACGCTGTCTTGACGATACAACAACCCAGTACCCGTAGGCTCGTTGCTAGCTCTCTGCAACTGGTGATCCGTCGTCGTCCCTTTGGGTACCTCCCCGTAAGCCTCTCCACAGAGGGCCAAAGTCAGCGACGGCTCAAAAGCCCTCTGGATGGCCCCCTTTCCCTGATCGACGAGCTTGAAGCATGGCTTAATATTATTCGACGACGGGTTCTCGGCGGCCGGCATGAAACCTAATCCTAGGTGGAGAAACGTGTGAGAAACATCGTCAAAACCCATCTGACTAGCGTTTCTTGCTTAGTTTTGTATGAAGAGATGAATGAATGAGGGGGATGGAAGGGAAAGAATAAGAAGGGGACGGAAATAAAGAGAGAGTGTTGGGGGTGGGTGGGGTGGCTATCTatctatatctatctatctatctatcatgtatgtatgtatgtatgattaATAATCAAAGGAATGAATGAGTAGTGAAAGGAATATGGTGTGGAGGAATTATGGAAAAGTCCGTCCATCTCTCTCTGCATAGGTTGACCAATTGAACCCCACTACTATTATCTCCATTATAATATCAAACAAATAAGGAAACtacctcctctctctctctctcactctctcacgCACACAAGAATCAAATGTACAGTGCATGAGAGAAGGAAAGATAAGAGTACGTGGATTCACATGGCAGGGGCAGAGACATATCAAGAGAATGATTCGCCCACCTCCCGCCACCCATTCACCCACCAAATTTaactattctctctctctctctctctctctctctctcttcacatCTTTTCTACGATTCTTTTAATTGGATTTGGCTATTATGCACACAGAGACACGGCATACTTGATTCAATTATGACCCAACTTTCCAATTATTATTGGgatccttttttcctttttatatatttagctaGCGAACTAGAACAGGGTTTTTACCAATTCCCTCTGCCAATGCTTAATAATGggcatgacaaagaaagagagaggaggggggagggggagagaggaGGGGGTTAAAGTTAGGTGGAAGACACCATGGAAGTTTCAAAAGGGTTATAATGGTGCCAGAATATGATTCATCAACAAGAACTTGGATGTTTGCTTAACTAGAAAGTCGAGGGGGGGGCGTCTCCACGGGGCCTACAATTATGCGCACATATTCAATAATGGATTGTCGGCTAtgattatgatgatgatgaggaggagtTAGGTCGTCGTCACCAATCGATAAacctaaattattaattaagccGAGGAGAGGACGAATGGCATGCAACTTGCTGGCTTTCCATTCTATTGCTTTGCTGGTTAATTAAAAGGTTTGAGCAGTGGTGGCAATATTTGTGGAAACTATTGGCC from Diospyros lotus cultivar Yz01 chromosome 6, ASM1463336v1, whole genome shotgun sequence encodes:
- the LOC127804232 gene encoding homeobox-leucine zipper protein HAT22-like, whose amino-acid sequence is MGFDDVSHTFLHLGLGFMPAAENPSSNNIKPCFKLVDQGKGAIQRAFEPSLTLALCGEAYGEVPKGTTTDHQLQRASNEPTGTGLLYRQDSVTSSFSNINNNAVIKRERELGSEEAEIERGDEDDDGSNARKKLRLNKDQSAVLEESFKQHSTLNPKQKQELARKLNLRPRQVEVWFQNRRARTKLKQTEVDCEFLKKCCETLTDENRRLQKELQELKALKLAQPFYMQLPAATLTMCPSCERIGGAGAGGDNTSKSPFTMAPKPHFFNPFTNPSAAC